Within the Deinococcus depolymerans genome, the region GCGGGGACTGCGCTCGAAGCGGACCGGCAGGACGAACATTACGCGCAGGATGTCACGCCGCGCCCCGCAGCGTCGAGACCCCGGGCACAAAGCGGGCGGGCCGCGCCGCGCGGGGCTCCTTCCCGGCGCTCAGTGCCGTTCGGCAATCACCTCGATCTCCACCCGTACGTCGCGCGGCAACCGGGCGACCTGCACGGTGCTGCGGGCCGGGTACGGCGCGCGGAAGTGCGCCTCGTACACGGCGTTCATGGCGGCGAACTCGTTCATGTCCGCGAGGAACACCGTGGTCTTCACCACGCGCTCCAGGTCGGTGCCGGCGGCCTCCAGCACGGCTTTGAGGTTCGTGATGACCTGCTCGGTCTGCTCGGTGACGCCCCCGCTCACGAGGTCCCCGCCCGGCGTCAGGGGAATCTGGCCGCTGGTGATCACCAGGTTCCCGAACACGACCGCCTGGCTGTACGGTCCGATGGCGGCGGGTGCGTCGGGCGTCTGAATCGTCTCTTTCATGCCCCTGAGCATACCGGCCCGCGCTGGCCGCCGCTCAGTGACGGGAACTGCTGAGGCTGGCGTCCGGGGTGGGCGGCGCGGCGCTCAGGGCGGCGCTGGGGGTCCGCAGGACGTTGCGGGCGCGCCGCGCCACCTGCGCGCGCTGCCACAGCAGCAGGGTCAGCAGGGCGCCCGTGCCGAGCAGGCCGATCAACCCCCGGCGTTCCGGGACCAGCATGATGCCCAGCAGCGTGAAGTACGCGACCATCAGCAGCAGGTACGTGAGCAGGCTGCTGCCGCGCTGCGTACTGAGCAGCACGTCCACGTAGGTGGGACCGTCCTCCCGCCGGACCGGCAGGGCGTAGCGGGGCGGGCGCACGTCCCGGTGCACGTCCACGATCAGCGCCGTGATGTTGTCCGGGCCGCCCCCGTCGTTCGCGGCGTTCACCAGCACGCGCGCCGTCGCCTCCGGGTCCAGCGGCCGCGCGAGCAGCAGCAGCAGTTCCTGATCCGTCACGACGCTGCTCAGGCCGTCACTGCACAGCAGCAGGCGGTCCCCGCCGCGCAGCGGCAGGCCGAACAGTTCCAGCCGCACGCGTTCCTCGCCTCCCAGGGCGTTGCTGACCACGCTGCGCCACTGGTGGTCGCGCGCCTCGGCCTCGGTCATGTGCCCCAGGCGGACCTGCTCGGCCACCCAGGAATGATCCTCGGTCAGGCGGTGCAGCTCGCCGCCGCGCAGCAGGTACGCCCGCGAATCCCCCACGTGCGCGATCAGTGCCGCGCCCCGGTCGATCAGCGCGGCGAGCAGGGTGGTGCCCATGCCGACGTACTCGCCGACCGCGTGCCGCAGCACCGCCACGTTCGCGCACTGCACCGCCTCGGCCAGCCGGGCGGGCGGCGTGCCGCGCCCCTCGAGGTACTGCTGGCTGAGTGCGTCCAGTGCCAGGTTCGCCGCGAGTTCCCCCGCCGCGTGTCCGCCCATGCCGTCCGCGACCGCGTACAGCCCGCCGGTGGGGAGGTCCAGGGCCAGCGCCGCGTCCTGGTTCACGCCCCCCTGACGCTGACGACCCACATCCGTCAGCAGACCGGAAGTGAGAGAGGGCGTCGCGGAGGCGCGCATGAGTCCAATATAAGCCACCGGGTCAGATTCGCCCGCTCAGAATCCCACATGCCGGTACTGACCTGAACTTCAGGAGTCTCATTCAGTGCCGGTCCGGCAGGCCGCCGCGCTCATGCAGCCCTGCGAAGACCCTCACGATTTCCGGGTCGAACAGCGTGCCAGCGTGCTCCCGCAGGTACGCGAGGGCCTGACCGTCCGTCCAGCGGGGCTTGTAGGGCCGCTCGCTGATCAGCGCGTCGAAGGTATCGACCACCCGCACCACCCGCCCCCCCAGCGGAATGGCCTGACCGGCCAGACCGGCCGGGTACCCGCTGCCATCCCAGCATTCATGGTGCGTCAGGGCGATCTGGGCCGCCAGCTGCAGCAGCGGCCCCCCGTCCGCCGCGCCCGGCTGCGACAGCAGTTGCGCGCCCAGGGTCGTGTGGGCCGCCATGTGTGCCCACTCGTCCGGCAGCAGCCGCCCGGCCTTGAGCAGGATCGAGTCCGGAATGCCGATCTTGCCCACGTCATGCAGGCGCGCGGCCAGTCCCAGCTGCGCGGCGTCGGTCGGCGAGACGCCCAGCGCCTGCGCCACCGCCTGCGCCGCGTCCCCCACCCAGCGGGTATGCGGTCCGAGCGGCGCGTCCCGGAACTCGGCGCAGCTGGCAAGCAGATCAATCACCGCCCGCTGGCTGCGGGCCAGCTGCGCCGTCCGGTCCCGCACCAGCCCGTCGAGTTCCTCGCTGCGCTGCCGGTGCAGCCGCGCCTCCTCCCGCGTGGCGTCCAGGCCCACGCGGGCCTGCGTGGCGCGCGTCCGTTCCTGGGCCAGCCGGTCGCGGTGCCGGGCGTCCAGCGCGTGGTACGCGCGGTGGTGTGCCAGGGCGCCGGCGTGATCCCCCAGCGCCTCGCAGGCGTCGCAGGCGGCGAGGTGCAGCGCGGCGTGCTCGTCCGGCAGGTGCTCGTCCGGGTTGAGGGTCAGGGCCGCCCGGACCTCCCCGAGTGCCTGCGCGGCCAGGCCCAGCGCCAGCTGCGCCCGCGCCAGGTCCGGCAGGAGCCGCAGCGCGCCGCGCGTGTCCCCGCTCTGGCGCAGCAGTGCCAGGCCCCGCCACGCCGCGTCGTGTGCCGCCGCCGGATCCTGACGGTGCAGCAGGACCCGCGCCAGGGCGGCGTGGGCCTCCCCGGCCAGCCGGTCCTCAGGTGCCGGTCGCGGGGCCGGGGCCGGGTCGAGTACCTCGCGCAGGTGCGCTTCGGCCTCCGTCAGGGCCGAGTGGTAGCGTTCCGGGGCCGCCTCAAAGGCCCGCAGGGTCACCTGTGCCAGCCGCACCAGCGTGTGCAGCAGCGCGCGTGAGCCTGCCTGGTCACGGCGGGCGGTCAGGCTGCCACGCAGCGCCTTGAGCGCGGCCGCGTGATCTCCCTGTTCCGAATGCGCCTGCGCGAGGTCCTCGATCAGGTCGACTTCCAGCGCGGCCGCGCCGGCCTCGCGGGCCAGGGTCAGCGCCAGCCCCAGGAACTCCTGGGCCTCGCGGTCACAGGCGAGATTGCGCTGCGCGCACGCCGCCTCCCGCCACGCCAGCGCCTGCGCCTGCCGGTCGTCCGGCGGCAGGAAGGCGACCGCCTCCATCAGGACGCCCAGCGCCTCCTGCGAGCGGCCCAGGCGGTTGAGGGCCGTGCCGCGACGGTACAGTGCCGCGCCCAGCGCCGCGTCGTCCCCGGCCGCCCGCGCCCGCGCCTCGGCCTGCGCGGCCGCCTCCAGGGCCGAGTGCCACTCCGGGCCCGGCTGGAACTCCTGAGCGGCCAGCCCGAAACACGACGGCCCGAACCAGACCGTCACGCGGCCCTCCTGCCGCCCGGCAGGGACGACGCACGCACCCGGCCGTCCCTGCCGGACGGCAGGGAGGACAGGAGCGCGGCACACGAACCGACCATCCGCTCCATGAGACCGCACCCGGGCGGCCCTGACCACCGCCCACCGGGGAACCACCACCGGGGGTCCCCAGTGTATGAAGGCGCGGTTCATGGAGGCCGCCCGTCAGTCCGCCTCGGGACGGGGCGTTCAGCCGCGCAGGGGCCGGCGGGACTGCCGGCAGGATTCCGGCCCCGTTCCGGTGATCCGGATGGCCGACTGCCCCGCCCTCCACCCGCCCCTGCGCCGGGCTGCCCACTCCACGCCCGGAACCCGCTCTGCTCCTCCTCTGCGGGGCAGTCCCCGAGTCACGGCCGCTCGGATTGAACGGTGGCAACCCATTCAAGCGGAGTCCGTATGACCCTCACGGGGAACACCGGCCGGCGCTCCAGCCGCGACCCGCCCTGCCTCCACCCGCCCGGCTCAGGGCTGGATCTGCTCGCGCAACCACAACATCAGCGCCTCGGCGCTCGCCGGGTTGGTCGCCAGCGGGATGTCATGCACGTCACAGAGGCGCACCAGCGCCGACACGTCCGGCTCGTGCGGCTGCGCCGTCAACGGATCGCGGAAGAAGAAGATCGCCAGGATCCGTTCCTCGGCCAGCCGCGCCCCGATCTGCTGATCGCCGCCCAGCGGCCCGGACAGTACCCGCTCGACCTGCAGGCCCGTCTGCTTCGCCAGGATCCCCCCGGTCGTGCCGGTCGCCACCAGATGAAAGTTCGCCAGGATGTCACGGTGACTCAGGGCGAACAGCGCGAGCTCCAGCTTCTTCTTGTCGTGCGCGATCAGGGCCACCTGCCGCCGGTTGTCGGGAACGCCAGCTTCGCTCATGCCCGGCATTCTGGCACGCGGCCCGGCCCGCCTCCCCCTTCAACCCTGGATGTGAATCCGCCGGTACCGTGCCTGCACCGCGCACCACACGCCGTAACAGAGGGTGCCGGTCGCCACCACGCCCAGCAGCAGATTCCCCGACGGTTGCGAGCGCAGCCACGTCAGCGCCTCGGAAATCCCGACCGTCTCGTTCGCGCGGCGGTGCCAGGCGGCCACCAGCGCGAACGCCCCGATGATCAGCATCAGCACCCCGCGCGACGCGATGCCCAGCTGCCCGGTCTTCACGAGCGCGCCGCGCACCCGCCCCGACACGTCCGTGAACGCCATGCGCTTCATGAACCGCGCCCCGTACGCCGTGTACAGCTGACTGCCGGCCAGTCCCAGCAGCGCCAGTCCCACCAGTCCCAGCAGCAGCTGACCGCCCGGCAGGTTCAGGACCGCGCCCGCCGCCCGGGTCTCGCTGTCGCCCCCCTGCGGGGCGTTGCCCAGCGCCGCCAGCCGCGCCGTGAACACCGCCAGCGCCAGGTTCGCCGCGCCGCTGATCAGGTAGCCGCTCCGTTTCACCAGACCGCCCGCCCCGGTGCCCTGCCGTTCCGGGTCCAGCACCGCGCGGATCAGCTGCCACAGCGCGTACCCGACCAGCCCCACGGCCACCAGCGTCAGCAGCGCCGTGCCGCCGGGCAGGTCCTGCAACTTCAGCAGGGCGCCGCGGGTATCGGTGGTCTGGCCCCCCCGCCCGAGCGCCACGCTCAGCGCCAGGAACCCGACCGCGCAGTACACGACGCCCTTGCTGGCGTACCCGGCCCGCGCCAGGGTTTCCAGGCCCGGCGCGGCCTGCCCGGCGGCCTGCGACGCCGCCTCGCGCGTGCTGTGCAGGCCGTCACTGACCTGCTGCCGGGCATTCCGTCCGACTTCCTTGAGATCTGCCATCAGGCTTCCAGTGTGCCGCGTGCGGCCGGCCCGGTGGACCAGCTGCGCCCCTGCTCACCTTGACCTGACCGCCAGCAATCCTTCATGCACCGCCGCCCACGCGGCGGGTCAGGGCAGTTCGGTCTCGAAGTCCTTCACGTCGCCCAGGTAATCGGTCATCCAGGCCTTCAGGGTCGCGCGGGTGTAGCCGCCCGCGATGGGCAGGGTGGAATCCAGGTAGTACGCGCCCTCGTAGGCGTACGCCTGCGTGTAGTAGTTGCTGTTCCAGTCGTTGACCAGTTCGGTGTCCAGCGCTTCCTCGCGGTCGCTGTAATCCCAGGAGGTGCTGGCCGTGACGCGCGCGCAGGTGCCGGCCTTGCAGCCGCTGAGCCACACGCTGACCTCGTAGTCGCCGGCCATGACGGTCATGCTCGGATCGCTGTCCGGGCTGACGGGGTCCATCGTCACGCGGTACCCGGCTTCCTTCAGGGCGGCCAGCAGCGCCGCCGGGGTCGCGGCGAGCACCTGTGCGCTCGCGCCGGTCGCGGGGCCGGCCGCGCCGCCCGCCAGGACGGGGGTGGACAGGGTGAGGGCGAGCAGCGCGGCGGACACCAGGGTCTTTTGCATGATCCACAGTACGACGCCAGCGCACCGGGCATACGCGCAGCGGCGGGCGGGAAGCGCAGCGGCGGGCGGCGGCGCCGGAAGGCCCGCCCCGCTCCACCCTGTTCTCATTCAACTCACGGTCCTGGGATGACATCGTGAGGATCATGACCGACGCGCGCCCCCGCCCCGCCACCCAGGCCCCCACCCGCCGCAGACGCACCTTCGGCGTGTACATCGGCCGCTTCGAACCCCCCCACACCGCCCACCTGCAGGTCATGCTCGAGGCGCTGCGCAGCGTCCAGAAACTCATCATCGTCATCGGCAGCGCCCGCGCCGCCCGCAACACCAAGAACCCCTTCACCGCCGACGAACGCCAGGACCTCATCACCGCCATGCTCCAGGAAGCCGGCGTTCCCCGCACCCGCCTGCTGTTCGTGCACGTCCGCGACTACTACTACAACGAAACCCTCTGGCTCAGCGAAGTCCAGGCCGGCGTGCACGCCCACACCCGCGGCAGCACCGACGTCGCCCTCATCGGCCACATCAAGGACGAGAGCAGCTACTACCTGCGCTCCTTCCCCGCCTGGGAATTCATCCCCACCCACGTCGTCAGCGACCTCAGCGCCACCGACGTCCGCCGCGCCTACTTCGAGGGACGCCTGAACGACGTGCAGCCCATGGTCCCACCCGCCGTCCACGCCTTCCTGGACACCTTCCGGCACGGCCCCGACTACGCCGAACTGCAAGCCGAGTACGACCACCTCCTCGCGTACCGCGCCGCCTGGAAGGACGCGCCCTTCCCGCCCATCTTCGTCACCACCGACGCCGTCATCACCCGCAGCGGCCACGTCCTCCTCGTCCGCCGCGCCGGCCGCCCCGGCCGCGGCCGCCTCGCCATGCCCGGCGGATTCCTCGAACCAAACGAAACCCTCCTGGCCTGCGCCATCCGCGAAACGCACGAGGAAACCGGCCTGAGCCCCAGCATCGACCTTGCCGCCGCCCTGCACGCCCAGGCCGTCTTCGACTACCCGGAGCGCAGCCTGCGCGGCCGCACCGTCACGCACGCCTACCACTTCGACCTCGGCATCGGGCAACTCCCACGCCTCAGCGGCGGCAGCGACGCCAGCGAGGCCCTCTGGATGCCCATCAGCGACGTCCTCGCCCGCCCCGAACTGTTCTTCGAGGACCACCACGCCATCATCGAACACTTCGTCATGCGCGGGTAGTGTTGCAGATGTGGCCACACCTCGCGGAGTCTAGGAATAGTTTATAGGTATGGAAAAAATAAATAATTTTGACGAATGGCTGGTCAACCAGAATTTCTGGAATGCGGATACCGAACTGCGAAAAATAGTTACATTCCTCGACCCTGCCTCAGACGTCCTTGGTCTTTTAATTCGAGGATCCTTGATTATAGAGGGTATGATAGATAGGCTAATGGTTGGTAAATTTAGTGTAGTGCCAAAATCTATTAAAAGAATGCCTTTATCAAACAAAATTACTATCTATGAGGCATTTGGTGGAAGCGAAAGCTGTATTGTCTGGCTTAAGAAATTTGTGGGATACAGAAATGAATTTGCTCATAGGCTTGTTGGACTGCCCGAGAGAGACCTCTTTGCTTTTTTGAAGCAGGACCTGGATAGTCTGGGTATGGATTACGGAGATCTGGGAGACTTCGACATTTTATATGCAGTAATAATAAACCGTTGTGGTGAAATCATCAGTGACATTGCTAGTATTTTGGAGATTGAGATTTCTGGTGCTGAGCTGATGATTGATGGGGTATAGCCCCCCTGCCTGACCGTGACGCAACTCCCCTGCACCTGTGCGTGCCGCGCCTAGACTGTGCGGGTGTTGCCTGCCCGTTCTCCTTACGCCCGCCTGGAGGGGTTCCTGCGGGACACGCTGGGCGGCGGGGCGACGCGCCTGCATGAGGAGGAACCCGCTCCGGCGCGGACGGTGGGCGTGCCGGAGCTGGGCTGGAGTGACGCGGTGGCGCGCGGTTTCGGCTTTCCGACGGTGTTCGCGCATCAGGCGCGCACGTTCGAGCTGATGCGCGCGGGCGAGAACGTGATCATCACGACGCCCACGGCGAGCGGGAAGACCGGGGCTTTCTTTCCCGGGGTGTTCGACCGTCTGGAGCGGGACCCGGCGGCGACGGCGCTGTTCGTGTACCCGCTGGTGGCGCTGGGGCAGGACCAGCGGGACAAGCTGCTGGAGTTCCGGGAGCGGGGCGGGTTTCCGTGGGAGGTGGCGGCGTTCCAGGGCGCGGCGCAGGGGTCGGCGGTCTTCAGGCCGGGCGTGCGGATGGTGACGGCCACGCCGGACAAACTGCACTGGTCGCTGGTGCAGCCGGGCGTGCGGGACTTCCTGCGGAACCTGTCGTTCCTGGTGCTGGACGAGGCGCACACGTACCGGGGCGGCTTCGGGAGCGAGGTGGCGGGCATGCTGCGGCGCCTGCTGGGGCTGGCGCGGGCGCTGGGCGCGAACCCGCAGGTGGTCCTGAGTACGGCGACCATCGGGAACCCGGCGGAGTTCGCGCGGGAACTGACGGGCGTGGACGCCACCGAGGTCAGCGAGTCCGGCGCGCAGCGGCACGGGAAACGCTACTACCTCGCGGACCACAGAGGCCAGCCCCGGCGCTTCTGGAACGCCGTGATGGACGCCAGCGCCCGGTACGACCTGAAGGTCCTGGCGTTCTTCCGGGGGCGGTCGCGGGCGGCGCGGCTGTACTCCACGTACCGGGCGCAGCCGGGGTACGCGGGGCGCGCGCACCTGTACATGGCGGGCACCAGTGACCGCGAGGGCCGCCTTTCCGAGTTCCGCCGCACGCGCAGCGGCGTGATGTTCGCCACGAACGCCCTGGAAGCCGGGGTGGACATCGGGGACCTGGAGGTCGTGATCATCGACGGGTACCCGGGCTCGCGCATGGCGTTCCGGCAGATGGCGGGCCGCGCGGGTCGGATCGCGCCGGGACTGGTGCTGTACCTGCCGTCCCTGAACGAGCAGGGCGTCCCGCAGCCCGCCGACGCCTTCTACAGCAACGCCGGGAATTTCCTGGACCTGCTGACCGGCCCGATCGAGAAGGCGGTCGTGGAGGCGAACAACCCGTACCTCGCCCCCCGGCATCAGGCGCGCGCGAACGAGGAATTCCACGCGGCGGGCCTGCCGGAACCGCACGTGGCCGCCACCGCTGCGCCCCGC harbors:
- a CDS encoding methylglyoxal synthase codes for the protein MSEAGVPDNRRQVALIAHDKKKLELALFALSHRDILANFHLVATGTTGGILAKQTGLQVERVLSGPLGGDQQIGARLAEERILAIFFFRDPLTAQPHEPDVSALVRLCDVHDIPLATNPASAEALMLWLREQIQP
- a CDS encoding PP2C family protein-serine/threonine phosphatase; this encodes MRASATPSLTSGLLTDVGRQRQGGVNQDAALALDLPTGGLYAVADGMGGHAAGELAANLALDALSQQYLEGRGTPPARLAEAVQCANVAVLRHAVGEYVGMGTTLLAALIDRGAALIAHVGDSRAYLLRGGELHRLTEDHSWVAEQVRLGHMTEAEARDHQWRSVVSNALGGEERVRLELFGLPLRGGDRLLLCSDGLSSVVTDQELLLLLARPLDPEATARVLVNAANDGGGPDNITALIVDVHRDVRPPRYALPVRREDGPTYVDVLLSTQRGSSLLTYLLLMVAYFTLLGIMLVPERRGLIGLLGTGALLTLLLWQRAQVARRARNVLRTPSAALSAAPPTPDASLSSSRH
- a CDS encoding YbjN domain-containing protein, with product MQKTLVSAALLALTLSTPVLAGGAAGPATGASAQVLAATPAALLAALKEAGYRVTMDPVSPDSDPSMTVMAGDYEVSVWLSGCKAGTCARVTASTSWDYSDREEALDTELVNDWNSNYYTQAYAYEGAYYLDSTLPIAGGYTRATLKAWMTDYLGDVKDFETELP
- a CDS encoding DEAD/DEAH box helicase; amino-acid sequence: MLPARSPYARLEGFLRDTLGGGATRLHEEEPAPARTVGVPELGWSDAVARGFGFPTVFAHQARTFELMRAGENVIITTPTASGKTGAFFPGVFDRLERDPAATALFVYPLVALGQDQRDKLLEFRERGGFPWEVAAFQGAAQGSAVFRPGVRMVTATPDKLHWSLVQPGVRDFLRNLSFLVLDEAHTYRGGFGSEVAGMLRRLLGLARALGANPQVVLSTATIGNPAEFARELTGVDATEVSESGAQRHGKRYYLADHRGQPRRFWNAVMDASARYDLKVLAFFRGRSRAARLYSTYRAQPGYAGRAHLYMAGTSDREGRLSEFRRTRSGVMFATNALEAGVDIGDLEVVIIDGYPGSRMAFRQMAGRAGRIAPGLVLYLPSLNEQGVPQPADAFYSNAGNFLDLLTGPIEKAVVEANNPYLAPRHQARANEEFHAAGLPEPHVAATAAPRYWNLRGEGSLKYVVVEAADWERLGARALDNPLESPSQHYALTEKHEGAVFTLDGQGYRVLRWEKHEGGTVILVERHDTANLFTRGLYTIEVTPREMGKWVQRGPLAYRHGEVVIRRRYTGYQMLRQVFERVCVGCDREPGPAERSCVKCGGRIQDRMQDHKLSEHLYDTPTELPPFRTSALEVGVDARATDYPTAVAHTLKHLLQKVTPERVACDENDLSGAFREGRDTYFFLYDDWLGGLGVSRRASLHMDDLLRRALDLTAKTCCQNPHGCFECIAVSRCYSPTLPSGERRPTDKHATRAFLQAVLGVTDEELRQPVPAHLRPDHAPGAPHDPLPDQPAPPTDWPLQARELLDLHGLSLPEVSARLGIPSRELQRAVSTTQPLRLRHAKFGDGVFMQGFHQGDRREVLVYFPGVGQKRLLLKFAGLTVIGAAPTPAR
- a CDS encoding RidA family protein, giving the protein MKETIQTPDAPAAIGPYSQAVVFGNLVITSGQIPLTPGGDLVSGGVTEQTEQVITNLKAVLEAAGTDLERVVKTTVFLADMNEFAAMNAVYEAHFRAPYPARSTVQVARLPRDVRVEIEVIAERH
- a CDS encoding bifunctional nicotinamide-nucleotide adenylyltransferase/Nudix hydroxylase is translated as MTDARPRPATQAPTRRRRTFGVYIGRFEPPHTAHLQVMLEALRSVQKLIIVIGSARAARNTKNPFTADERQDLITAMLQEAGVPRTRLLFVHVRDYYYNETLWLSEVQAGVHAHTRGSTDVALIGHIKDESSYYLRSFPAWEFIPTHVVSDLSATDVRRAYFEGRLNDVQPMVPPAVHAFLDTFRHGPDYAELQAEYDHLLAYRAAWKDAPFPPIFVTTDAVITRSGHVLLVRRAGRPGRGRLAMPGGFLEPNETLLACAIRETHEETGLSPSIDLAAALHAQAVFDYPERSLRGRTVTHAYHFDLGIGQLPRLSGGSDASEALWMPISDVLARPELFFEDHHAIIEHFVMRG
- a CDS encoding DUF1206 domain-containing protein, with the protein product MADLKEVGRNARQQVSDGLHSTREAASQAAGQAAPGLETLARAGYASKGVVYCAVGFLALSVALGRGGQTTDTRGALLKLQDLPGGTALLTLVAVGLVGYALWQLIRAVLDPERQGTGAGGLVKRSGYLISGAANLALAVFTARLAALGNAPQGGDSETRAAGAVLNLPGGQLLLGLVGLALLGLAGSQLYTAYGARFMKRMAFTDVSGRVRGALVKTGQLGIASRGVLMLIIGAFALVAAWHRRANETVGISEALTWLRSQPSGNLLLGVVATGTLCYGVWCAVQARYRRIHIQG
- a CDS encoding HD domain-containing phosphohydrolase, translating into MTVWFGPSCFGLAAQEFQPGPEWHSALEAAAQAEARARAAGDDAALGAALYRRGTALNRLGRSQEALGVLMEAVAFLPPDDRQAQALAWREAACAQRNLACDREAQEFLGLALTLAREAGAAALEVDLIEDLAQAHSEQGDHAAALKALRGSLTARRDQAGSRALLHTLVRLAQVTLRAFEAAPERYHSALTEAEAHLREVLDPAPAPRPAPEDRLAGEAHAALARVLLHRQDPAAAHDAAWRGLALLRQSGDTRGALRLLPDLARAQLALGLAAQALGEVRAALTLNPDEHLPDEHAALHLAACDACEALGDHAGALAHHRAYHALDARHRDRLAQERTRATQARVGLDATREEARLHRQRSEELDGLVRDRTAQLARSQRAVIDLLASCAEFRDAPLGPHTRWVGDAAQAVAQALGVSPTDAAQLGLAARLHDVGKIGIPDSILLKAGRLLPDEWAHMAAHTTLGAQLLSQPGAADGGPLLQLAAQIALTHHECWDGSGYPAGLAGQAIPLGGRVVRVVDTFDALISERPYKPRWTDGQALAYLREHAGTLFDPEIVRVFAGLHERGGLPDRH